The Armatimonadota bacterium genome includes a window with the following:
- a CDS encoding rubrerythrin, with protein MPEFINPFTGMTYRKMTDSELVRAIMLDIAAELEAVHIYTAHMDATDNQDAKKVLYDVALEELVHMGEFTKLLYNLDPIAAEKAKEGMAEVEALLAAREKEE; from the coding sequence ATGCCGGAGTTCATAAATCCATTTACAGGAATGACATACCGTAAAATGACAGATAGTGAGCTTGTAAGAGCAATAATGCTAGACATAGCGGCTGAACTCGAAGCCGTTCACATCTACACTGCCCATATGGATGCAACTGACAATCAAGATGCTAAGAAAGTTTTGTATGATGTTGCTCTTGAGGAGCTCGTTCACATGGGCGAGTTTACCAAACTCCTATATAATCTGGACCCGATAGCCGCAGAGAAGGCAAAGGAAGGCATGGCAGAGGTAGAAGCTTTGCTTGCTGCCAGGGAGAAAGAAGAATAG